From a single Nitrospira sp. genomic region:
- a CDS encoding PAS domain S-box protein, whose amino-acid sequence MKLWGQSHSLHRKIIAAIVLVGLLPLTFSLILTYLTDRRALHETIGTSFRERAVEAASRVEMQVTRSINEAEQLATTPFLRTAVREANKSYVGKDASRIESIIQDFQKQWRQRRTSSEFPLFINRIVTNYLIRWHDIRKADYVGILVTDAQGALVISSIPQAEYFHGKSLWWQAAFTGGKGMVFVSEPAFEPSYGTHVLTVSVPILDDDQRSAIGVIGVLLKREALFRIISEVTIGETGHAMLMNSDGVPLLCPILALEEHSITPALASLLQPMQAGWAIAGNDSHGGRDSLVGYAPVRLGNRLAPDSLGGKHWMTFVRQNPEETYTVLNQLLVKVLAYGALVFAVLVTTGAWVARRIARPIAVLHEGVARIGSGNLAHQLSLKTGDELEQLAAAFNGMAGNLKQSFDQIEQRSKEIDATKRYLENLLENANDVIYTLDTEQCFTYVNNRVSGWGYRKEDLIGRPYLSLLTKRHRGKRLKSTLDIGAKQVYEVEVLAKNGTTRTVTVSVSPLYDAQGGIDGVLGIARDITETKKLEQQIRSSEKLASVGKLAAGVAHEINNPLGGILNCLYNFQKGTLSEARRQQYLVSIEDGLRRVQKIVRQLLDFSQQHAPEFSLTHLNEVVDRVLVLTEHALTEKKIHLDKQFQRDLPPLMVDRHMIEQVLMNLLLNAVHALKAGGTIMIRTRAQGDTCEVVVEDTGCGIPAHVLPHIFDPFFTTKGTGEGTGLGLSVSLGIVERHGGRILVDSEAGKGSVFTVCLPMSHERATVGGAS is encoded by the coding sequence ATGAAACTCTGGGGCCAGTCCCATAGCCTCCATCGTAAGATCATCGCGGCCATCGTGCTGGTCGGTCTGCTTCCCCTCACGTTTTCGCTCATCTTGACGTACCTGACCGACCGCCGGGCGCTGCACGAAACAATCGGTACCAGTTTCCGCGAACGGGCGGTTGAGGCGGCCAGCCGTGTCGAAATGCAGGTCACCCGCAGCATCAACGAGGCCGAGCAGCTTGCGACGACACCGTTCCTCCGCACGGCCGTGAGGGAGGCCAACAAGAGCTACGTTGGCAAGGACGCGAGCCGTATTGAATCCATCATCCAGGATTTTCAAAAGCAATGGCGGCAGCGCAGGACGAGCAGCGAATTCCCACTCTTCATCAACCGGATCGTCACCAACTATCTCATCCGCTGGCATGACATCCGGAAGGCCGACTACGTCGGCATTCTTGTGACCGATGCTCAAGGGGCGCTGGTCATTAGCTCGATTCCTCAGGCCGAATATTTTCACGGCAAGAGCCTCTGGTGGCAGGCAGCGTTCACCGGAGGTAAGGGCATGGTGTTTGTCAGCGAGCCGGCCTTCGAACCGTCCTACGGCACGCACGTGCTCACGGTCTCCGTACCCATTCTGGACGACGACCAACGCAGCGCGATCGGCGTGATCGGCGTGCTGCTAAAGCGGGAGGCGCTGTTTCGGATCATCTCGGAGGTGACCATCGGCGAAACCGGCCATGCCATGCTGATGAACTCGGACGGCGTGCCGCTACTCTGTCCCATCCTGGCGCTGGAAGAACATTCCATCACGCCGGCTCTGGCCAGCCTATTGCAGCCGATGCAGGCTGGATGGGCCATCGCCGGAAACGACTCGCACGGCGGGCGCGATTCCCTCGTCGGCTATGCGCCGGTGCGGCTGGGCAACCGGCTGGCGCCGGACAGTCTGGGCGGGAAGCACTGGATGACCTTCGTGCGCCAGAATCCCGAAGAAACCTATACGGTGCTCAACCAATTGCTCGTGAAAGTGCTGGCCTACGGCGCGCTGGTCTTCGCCGTGTTAGTGACGACGGGCGCCTGGGTGGCGCGCCGCATCGCCAGACCAATCGCTGTACTGCACGAAGGCGTGGCGCGTATCGGCAGCGGCAACCTCGCTCATCAGCTATCTCTCAAAACCGGCGACGAGTTGGAGCAACTGGCCGCGGCCTTCAACGGCATGGCTGGCAATTTAAAACAGTCGTTCGATCAGATCGAGCAGCGGTCGAAGGAGATCGACGCGACCAAGCGCTATCTCGAAAACCTCCTTGAAAACGCTAACGACGTCATCTACACGCTCGACACGGAACAGTGCTTCACCTACGTCAACAACAGGGTGTCGGGCTGGGGTTATCGCAAAGAGGATCTGATCGGACGACCCTATCTCTCGCTGCTGACCAAGCGGCACCGCGGCAAGCGGCTCAAGAGCACGCTGGACATCGGCGCCAAGCAGGTCTACGAGGTGGAGGTGCTTGCTAAGAACGGCACCACGCGCACGGTTACGGTCAGCGTGTCGCCCCTGTATGACGCGCAGGGGGGCATCGACGGCGTGCTAGGCATTGCGCGTGACATCACCGAGACGAAAAAGCTTGAACAGCAAATCCGCAGCTCCGAGAAGCTGGCCTCGGTCGGCAAGCTGGCGGCCGGCGTCGCGCACGAGATTAACAACCCGCTCGGCGGCATTCTCAACTGCCTCTACAATTTCCAGAAGGGCACCCTCTCAGAGGCGCGGCGGCAGCAATATCTGGTCTCCATCGAGGACGGGCTCCGCCGCGTGCAGAAGATTGTCCGGCAGTTGCTAGATTTTTCGCAGCAGCACGCTCCGGAGTTTTCGCTCACCCACCTCAACGAAGTCGTAGACCGGGTGCTGGTCCTGACCGAGCACGCGCTGACGGAAAAGAAGATCCACCTCGACAAGCAGTTCCAGCGGGATCTGCCGCCGCTCATGGTGGACCGCCACATGATCGAGCAGGTGCTGATGAATCTGCTCCTCAATGCGGTGCATGCACTCAAGGCCGGCGGGACGATCATGATTCGTACGCGCGCGCAGGGCGACACATGCGAAGTGGTCGTCGAGGATACCGGCTGCGGTATCCCCGCCCACGTGCTGCCCCACATTTTTGACCCGTTCTTTACGACGAAGGGCACGGGCGAGGGAACGGGGCTGGGTCTCTCGGTCAGCCTCGGCATTGTTGAGCGGCATGGTGGGCGGATTCTGGTGGACAGTGAGGCGGGAAAGGGCTCGGTGTTCACGGTCTGTCTGCCGATGTCCCATGAGCGGGCCACAGTCGGGGGGGCCTCATGA
- the secD gene encoding protein translocase subunit SecD: MKKVGGRFTLLALLVVTSAVLFLPSYPAVFQSLPPWLKKLFPNKGISLGLDLQGGIHLVLEVEEDRAVEIAVDRSVNAIQDLLVDKKIPVESVKRTAAAQVTLGFQKDDLKDQIKKAMDDFPAFGENVGAGAANTLVYELSESEIKRIKDSAINQALETIRNRIDQFGVAEPLIQRQGLRQIVVQLPGIKEPKRAKDLIKETALLEFKMLDEASPLASELPQRVPKGQEEEILKQFRAKLPEGDEILFEKGIEKDSRREFRIPYVVKKRVMLTGDVLSDARVAIGQFNEPYVAVSFDAKGAREFERITEDHVKKRMAIVLDSTIYSAPVIQERIAGGRAQITGTFNTQEANDLAIVLRAGALPAPLKIIQDLTVGPSLGRDSIEKGIQSTLFAGALVVLFMAVYYRLAGAIADFALLLNLTCLIGALAALNATLTLPGIAGIILTIGMGVDSNVLIFERIREELRSGKPVRLAVDGGYDKALLTIIDSHVTTLITGLALFLFGTGPIKGFAVTLCLGIAINLFTALVGTKVIFDVMSRRRQAEHLSI; the protein is encoded by the coding sequence ATGAAAAAAGTTGGCGGACGTTTCACATTGCTGGCCTTGCTGGTCGTCACGTCGGCAGTCTTGTTCCTGCCGTCCTATCCGGCTGTGTTTCAGAGCCTTCCGCCTTGGCTCAAGAAGCTGTTCCCCAATAAGGGCATCTCGCTTGGTCTGGATCTGCAGGGCGGCATCCACCTCGTGCTGGAGGTCGAGGAGGACCGGGCCGTCGAAATCGCGGTGGACCGGTCTGTCAACGCCATCCAGGATTTGCTGGTCGACAAGAAAATCCCCGTCGAGTCCGTGAAGCGCACGGCGGCTGCCCAGGTGACGCTGGGATTTCAGAAGGACGACCTGAAGGATCAGATCAAGAAGGCGATGGACGATTTCCCGGCCTTCGGGGAGAACGTGGGGGCGGGGGCGGCCAACACGCTGGTCTACGAACTGTCCGAGAGCGAGATCAAGCGTATCAAGGATTCCGCTATCAACCAGGCGCTCGAGACGATCCGCAACCGCATCGACCAGTTCGGCGTGGCTGAGCCGCTGATTCAGCGCCAGGGCCTCCGGCAGATCGTCGTCCAGTTGCCCGGCATCAAGGAGCCCAAGCGGGCCAAGGACTTGATTAAAGAAACGGCGCTGCTGGAATTCAAGATGCTGGACGAGGCCAGCCCGCTGGCCTCTGAGCTGCCGCAGCGGGTGCCGAAGGGCCAAGAGGAGGAGATCCTCAAGCAGTTCAGGGCCAAATTGCCGGAAGGGGACGAGATCCTGTTCGAAAAGGGGATCGAGAAGGACAGCCGCCGAGAGTTTAGAATTCCCTATGTTGTAAAAAAGCGCGTCATGCTGACGGGCGACGTGCTCAGTGATGCCCGCGTGGCCATCGGCCAGTTCAACGAACCCTATGTGGCCGTGAGCTTCGATGCTAAGGGTGCCCGCGAGTTCGAGCGCATCACAGAGGATCATGTCAAAAAGCGCATGGCGATCGTGCTCGACAGCACGATTTACTCGGCGCCGGTGATTCAGGAGCGCATCGCTGGCGGGCGGGCGCAGATCACCGGCACGTTCAACACGCAGGAGGCGAACGATTTGGCCATCGTCTTGCGCGCGGGTGCGCTGCCGGCGCCGCTCAAGATCATCCAGGATCTCACGGTCGGTCCGTCGTTGGGCCGGGACTCCATTGAAAAGGGCATCCAGTCCACACTTTTCGCGGGGGCACTCGTCGTTCTCTTTATGGCGGTCTACTACCGACTGGCCGGCGCGATCGCAGACTTCGCGCTGCTGCTGAACTTGACCTGTTTGATCGGCGCACTGGCGGCGCTCAATGCCACGCTCACCCTGCCGGGCATTGCGGGCATCATTCTTACGATCGGCATGGGCGTGGACTCCAACGTGTTGATCTTCGAGCGCATCCGTGAGGAATTGCGATCCGGCAAGCCAGTCCGGCTGGCCGTCGACGGAGGCTATGACAAGGCGCTGCTCACGATCATCGACTCGCACGTGACGACGTTGATCACTGGCCTGGCGCTGTTTCTGTTCGGAACCGGCCCGATCAAGGGCTTCGCCGTGACCCTGTGTCTGGGCATTGCCATCAACCTGTTTACGGCGCTGGTGGGCACCAAAGTGATCTTCGATGTGATGAGCCGGCGTCGCCAGGCCGAACACTTGAGCATTTAA
- a CDS encoding WD40 repeat domain-containing protein — protein sequence MNTPPPASPHPGAAAPAQSVNLLEHWRTDARESKTFRGHSHGIWTVAYAPDGKTLASGGVDRLLRIWDIETGRLLRSLRGHTHDIRAALYTPDGQMLATGSEDRTIRLWNPNTGEPLKLLFTRYDHNVCSLSLSPDGLMLARGSHNKDIKIWEVTTGTELMTLLGKDTYDHHWSACVAFSPDGIHLASGNDIGKIRLWEVLPSGEEKIIHNGHWQDADEDTTDTRGYFVEDDGGFQKPMDYWIGAMAYTPDGSMLFTGSRDTTIKCFAVPQLTETRTLRGHTGWVRAFAMSPDGTVLVSASDDKTIKFWDVATGKNFRTIKGHTDAVRGLAFSPDGKRLASASWDRTVKLWEGGTPPQD from the coding sequence ATGAACACGCCACCGCCCGCATCGCCACATCCCGGCGCAGCCGCGCCGGCCCAGTCGGTGAACCTATTAGAACATTGGAGAACCGACGCGCGGGAGAGCAAGACCTTCCGCGGCCACTCGCACGGCATCTGGACGGTCGCCTACGCGCCCGACGGCAAAACCCTGGCCAGTGGTGGAGTCGATAGACTCCTGCGCATCTGGGACATCGAAACTGGCCGGCTCCTCCGCTCCCTGCGCGGACACACGCACGACATTCGCGCCGCCCTCTACACGCCGGACGGCCAGATGCTCGCCACCGGCAGCGAGGACCGGACCATCCGTCTCTGGAATCCCAACACCGGTGAGCCGCTCAAGCTCCTCTTCACCCGCTACGACCACAACGTCTGCAGCCTGTCACTCTCACCCGACGGCCTCATGCTCGCGCGCGGCAGCCATAATAAAGACATTAAAATCTGGGAAGTCACCACCGGCACAGAGCTCATGACCCTACTCGGCAAAGACACCTACGACCACCACTGGTCTGCCTGCGTGGCCTTCTCACCGGACGGCATCCACCTTGCCAGCGGCAACGACATCGGCAAGATTCGACTCTGGGAAGTGCTGCCCAGCGGCGAGGAAAAAATCATCCACAACGGCCACTGGCAGGACGCGGACGAAGACACCACCGACACGCGCGGCTACTTCGTTGAGGACGACGGCGGTTTCCAAAAGCCGATGGACTACTGGATCGGCGCCATGGCCTACACGCCGGACGGCAGCATGCTCTTCACCGGCAGCCGCGACACCACCATCAAGTGCTTCGCCGTGCCGCAGCTCACCGAAACCCGCACGCTCCGCGGCCACACCGGCTGGGTGCGCGCCTTCGCCATGTCGCCGGACGGGACCGTGCTCGTCAGTGCCAGCGATGATAAAACGATCAAGTTCTGGGACGTCGCCACGGGGAAAAACTTCCGCACCATCAAGGGCCACACCGACGCCGTGCGCGGACTAGCTTTCTCACCAGATGGCAAGCGCCTCGCCAGCGCCTCGTGGGACCGAACCGTCAAGCTTTGGGAAGGCGGAACGCCACCCCAGGACTAG
- the secF gene encoding protein translocase subunit SecF: protein MFEILGKTNIDFMGKRTLAFAFSGVLILLGSIALVQIARGVANLGIDFAGGTAVQLKFEQPVRIDAARAALDRNNLAGAEIQEFVSESKLLVRVKTTTTIEEKVADRVVVAFSKEFPDNKFKIEASTEIGPTIGRKLQEDALIAILISFAGIILYIAARFEFRFGVAAAISTFHDVLAVLGIFYVLDKEVTLLVVTALLTLAGYSLTDTVVVFDRIRENLRVRRRDHLETVINNGINQVLSRTIVTSLTVVLVLIPLTLAGGEVLHDFSLALLLGVIVGTYSSIFVASPILVIWPGGAGKLLKRG from the coding sequence ATGTTTGAAATTCTCGGAAAAACGAACATTGACTTCATGGGGAAGCGCACTCTTGCGTTCGCCTTTTCGGGCGTGCTGATTTTGCTGGGGAGCATCGCCCTCGTGCAGATCGCTCGGGGGGTGGCCAATCTCGGCATCGACTTCGCCGGCGGCACGGCGGTGCAGCTGAAGTTCGAGCAGCCCGTCCGGATCGACGCCGCGCGGGCGGCCTTGGACCGGAACAATCTGGCCGGTGCGGAAATTCAGGAATTTGTCTCGGAGAGCAAGCTGCTGGTGCGCGTGAAAACAACGACGACCATCGAGGAAAAGGTGGCCGACCGGGTTGTGGTGGCCTTCTCGAAAGAATTCCCAGACAATAAGTTCAAGATCGAGGCTTCTACCGAAATCGGACCGACGATCGGGCGTAAACTGCAGGAGGACGCGCTCATCGCCATCCTCATCTCCTTCGCCGGCATCATCCTCTACATCGCTGCCCGGTTCGAGTTTCGCTTTGGTGTGGCGGCGGCCATCTCGACCTTCCACGACGTGCTGGCCGTGCTGGGCATTTTCTACGTCCTGGACAAGGAAGTTACGCTGCTGGTCGTGACTGCGCTCCTGACGCTGGCCGGCTATTCGCTGACGGATACCGTCGTCGTCTTCGACCGCATCCGCGAAAACCTGCGCGTCCGCCGCCGGGACCATCTGGAGACGGTCATCAACAACGGCATCAATCAGGTGTTGAGCCGCACGATCGTCACCAGCCTCACCGTCGTGCTTGTGCTGATCCCGCTGACGCTCGCGGGCGGCGAAGTGCTCCACGATTTCTCGCTGGCGTTGTTGTTGGGCGTGATCGTGGGGACCTATTCCTCAATTTTTGTCGCGAGCCCGATCCTCGTGATCTGGCCGGGCGGGGCTGGGAAGCTCCTCAAGCGGGGCTGA
- a CDS encoding sigma-54-dependent Fis family transcriptional regulator, with amino-acid sequence MKAPVILIVDDEPLMRLSMEDALHAIGCEVKSAATGSEGLKLLELGKFDIVVTDLRLPGIDGLSVLQAAKQRSPRTEVIMITAHGSVETAVGAMKAGAYDYITKPFSMDELLLLIERIGKVLALSEENVQLREQLEGKFNFEGILGKNDRMKVVLDKVKLVALTDSTVLIAGESGTGKELVANALHRSSPRRDQALIKVSCAALPETLLEAELFGHEKGAFTGALKQRRGRFELAHKGTLFLDEIGEISPAVQVKLLRVLQEKQFERVGGNETIESDVRLVCATQKDLKKEVQAGRFREDLFYRLNVVHIQLPPLRARREDVLMIAEHVLDSRAARINKETKGFSQGSRELLWRYSFPGNVRELENMVERAVALSKPHDHVQAWDLCGFPSCPYTGGQPQDGCGFCSEGLTGKRRVTPAAGNAPMDSLAAAREQFEKDYILSVLERTEGSRTIAAKILGLSRKAVWEKCKRYGIPSNRGGGETEEGEE; translated from the coding sequence ATGAAAGCGCCGGTGATTTTGATCGTGGATGATGAACCGCTGATGCGCCTCTCTATGGAGGACGCGCTGCACGCCATAGGTTGCGAGGTGAAGTCGGCGGCCACTGGCTCGGAAGGGCTGAAACTACTTGAACTGGGCAAGTTCGATATTGTCGTGACTGACCTGCGCCTGCCCGGTATCGACGGTCTTTCGGTGCTGCAGGCAGCCAAACAGCGCTCGCCGAGGACGGAAGTCATCATGATCACTGCGCATGGCTCGGTCGAGACGGCCGTGGGCGCGATGAAAGCCGGTGCCTACGATTACATCACTAAGCCCTTTTCGATGGATGAGCTGCTCCTGCTCATCGAGCGCATTGGCAAGGTGTTGGCGTTGAGTGAGGAAAATGTTCAGTTGCGAGAGCAACTGGAAGGCAAGTTCAATTTCGAAGGCATTCTCGGTAAGAACGACCGTATGAAGGTGGTCCTGGACAAGGTCAAGCTCGTGGCCCTCACGGATTCTACGGTGCTCATTGCCGGGGAAAGCGGCACCGGCAAGGAGCTGGTCGCCAACGCCCTTCACCGCAGCAGCCCGCGCCGCGATCAGGCGCTCATCAAGGTCAGTTGCGCCGCGCTACCCGAGACCCTGCTCGAGGCCGAGCTGTTCGGGCACGAGAAGGGGGCCTTCACCGGTGCGCTCAAGCAGCGGCGCGGGCGGTTCGAGCTGGCGCACAAGGGCACGTTATTTCTGGACGAAATCGGCGAAATCTCACCGGCTGTGCAAGTCAAGCTCCTGCGGGTGCTGCAAGAAAAGCAGTTTGAGCGTGTCGGCGGTAACGAGACGATCGAGTCGGACGTCCGGCTGGTCTGCGCCACGCAAAAAGATCTCAAAAAGGAAGTCCAGGCGGGGCGGTTCCGTGAGGATCTGTTTTACCGGCTCAACGTGGTGCACATCCAGTTGCCGCCACTACGGGCGCGGCGCGAGGACGTGCTCATGATCGCCGAGCATGTGCTGGACAGCCGAGCCGCCCGCATCAACAAGGAGACTAAGGGATTTTCGCAGGGCAGTCGGGAGCTCCTGTGGCGCTATTCCTTCCCTGGCAACGTGCGCGAGCTGGAAAACATGGTCGAACGGGCCGTGGCCCTGAGTAAGCCCCACGACCACGTGCAGGCTTGGGATCTCTGCGGCTTTCCGTCCTGCCCCTACACGGGCGGCCAGCCGCAGGATGGCTGCGGGTTCTGCAGCGAAGGCCTCACGGGCAAGCGGCGCGTGACCCCGGCTGCTGGCAACGCGCCCATGGACTCGCTCGCCGCTGCGCGCGAGCAATTCGAAAAGGACTACATCCTCTCCGTGCTCGAGCGCACCGAAGGCAGTCGGACGATTGCCGCGAAGATTTTGGGGTTATCCCGAAAAGCTGTCTGGGAAAAGTGCAAGCGCTACGGCATCCCGTCGAATCGGGGCGGGGGCGAGACCGAAGAGGGGGAAGAATAG